The genomic stretch GTAAAATGTCGTGGTAATTCATGACTAAGAAGACCCTCTTGCCAGAATCCTTGTTGAAGTAGTACCTTTCCATTCCTGTTTTACACAGAATTGTAAGCTGCTGGTTTTTATCAGAAGCATTTTTTGGCTTCTATTTATATAATCCTTTGGgtttattttccctttgtttaagcAATGAATTATGTTGACAAATTCCCTAGTGCCGTTTGACCAGTCTTGCATTCCTGAAATAAATCCTGCTTGGTCAGacgtttatttatttaatacaccGCTTGATTTGACTGTCTAGTCGTTTATTTAGAATTTCTGTGTATATGTTtgtaagagatattggtctatattttcttttgggaaCTATTTATTGAATGTGGGGCTTGGGGGGTTTTCCATCATACATTTTGTTacattctcatctttttttttttttaagattttatttatttctctcccctcccacctgctgtacctcccccccacctcccacccccagttgtctgttttctgtgtccatttgctgtgttttcttctgtgtccacctgcattcttggcggcactgggaatatgtgtctctttttgttgtgtcatcttgctgtatcatctctctgtgtgtgcggcaccactcctgggtgggctgtgctttttttgcctggggtggctctccttgcggggcgcactccttgtgcgtggagacacccctgcatggcatggcactccttgagtgcaggtcacctcactgcacaggccaggaagccttgggtattgaaccctggacctcctatagggtaggcggatgctctatcagttgagccacatccacttccctcctcatctttattcattttatttcttctattcatCTTATTCCTCTAGTACAATGCTAAATGTTAAATAgaatgatagtgggcatccttgttttactcttaattttaaaaggaatgatTTATACATCGAATATGTTATTTTCTGTGGGTGTTTTAAAGACACTCTTTTGGGTTTAAGGGAATTCCATTTTGTTCCCTGTTTTCAAAGAGTagctttttctttgatttatggTTTTAATCAtggatagtttttttttctttaaaatttttgcagTGATCAaagttttttaatcttttaaaccCTTAATAAGATGAGTTACATTCATAGATTTTCTAATATTAGACTAACCTTGCAGTCCTGGAATAATCCCAGCTTGGACATTTTCATCCGTTGCTGTATTTGGTTAGTTAatgttttatttaggatttttgcatctacattcatgaGGGAGATTGTAAttttcctattattatctttggtATCAGGGTTAAGCTTGCCTCATAAAACGAATTAAAGACCATCCCTTTTCTTCCTGCCTTTTGAAGAACTTGAGTGTCAAATTATTTGTTCCTTGTTTGTTAGAAATCACTGGTAAAACTATCTGAGACTGgtgttttctttgtggaaagatGTTAAACTACTTATTCAATACCTTAAGGATTACAAGGCTGTTCTGGCTTTCTACTCCATTTTTAATTGGCTTTGGTTTGAGTTGTATTCTTCTAGGACTTTATTCATTTTATCTAAGTTCTCAAATATATCGTATAAAGTTGTccattatttattatctttttactaTCTTCAGTATATATAGCTATGACTTTTTATTCcaattattgtttatgcatgccttctctcttttcttaatAAGTATTGACagggatttgtctatttttctagACTTTCCAAAGAACCAATTTTGTCTTTGTCAGTCCTCTCTGTTATATGTTTGCTTTCTGTTTTAATAATATATGtccttttattatttgtttgaCTTTCTTTTCCAACTTCTTAAGTTGCATACTTTTAAGCTTCTTAAAAAGattgatcatttttttcttttctagtgtaagtatttggttttatttaaagatttattttttatttatttctctcccctccacccccaccccccattgtttgctgtgtccattcactgtgtgttcttctgtgtccgcttgtattcttgtcagcggcactgggaatctgtgtctctttttgttgcatcatcttgctgcatcagctctctgtgtgtgcggtaccactcctgggcaggctgcacttttttcacgtggggtggctctccttacggggcgcacgccttgcgcatggggctcccctacgtggcggacacccctgcatggcaggacactccttgcatgcagcagcactgtacatgggccagctcatcacacgggtcaggaggcccttggtttgaaccttggacctcccatatggtaggcgatgctctatcagttgagccaaatctgcttccttctaGTGTAagcatttaaaactttaaatgcaTCACATAAATATTGCTATATAGTTTTTTCTTCATTGTGTTCTAATTCTGATTATAATTTCTctatatttagaatgttaaaatTTTGCAAATGTATGAAGGCTTTTAAactatctttttgttattgatttctaacttacCCTCATTAAGGTCAGAGAATGTGGTAAAGCTTTATGTGTTCAATGGgttcatttcaatttttatttcttctgtggtCCAGGGACTAATATAGAGGAGTGCTTAATTTCCCAGAATACTGGGAACTTTACGTGGCAGTGTCATCTTTTTTACCATTTCATTTAGTGGATTAAGATTATGGCTTACTCCCCAGAGTAACTCTACAACTGAGAAGCAAGGTGAGGGACCCTTGCTTTGTGATCTCCCCAGGACCTCCTCTGGGGATGAGGAGCTGCTGCAGGACTTACCTCTTTGGTGCTAATGAGAACTAAGGATCCGTGTCAGGGGGGAAGGTCTCTTCTCCCAGCCTGGCCTTCCAGGCCAAGTTTTTCTCCTCTAGACGTGGGTAAAGACTGGAGACCAGAGCAAACACAGAGGCGCTTGGGAAACCCCTTGGGGCAGAACTTTGTCTGTCCACCTGCCCCCTGTGGGCCTGGAGGGCCagcctgattctttttttcttcttcttttcattGAGTTATAATTCGCATAGCagaattcacccttttaaagcgtacagttcagtggtttttagtttACTCAGTTTTGCAAACATCACTACTGTCTAACTCCAGAACATAtttatcacctcaaaaagaaaattgGTAACCTTTAGAAGTCTCCCCCAAATGCTCCCTCAGCCCCTGGCACTAGTCTATTTTCAATTTCTATAGATTTGTCTGCTCTGGACAagtcatataaatagaatcatacagtatgtgaccttttgtgtctggtttctttcaattAGTATAATGTTCAAACATGTTCAAGATTCATCAACATTGcagcatgcatcagtacttcattcctttttctttataataaatattattctaatgtatggatgtaccacatttaAATTAAATTGATTCATCTTTTACAGAAttggggttgtttccacttttgacTGTTAtaaataatactgctgtgaacattcacatacaagtttttgtgtgtacatatgttttcctttctcttggataCATATACttgggagtggaattgctggatcatatggtaacccTGTGATTAacattttgaagaactgccagatTGTTTccccaaagtggctgcaccattttacattcccaccagtataGTGTAATAGTTTTCCAGGTTCTCTGtgtcctcaccaacacttattattctctgtttttgtttttttaatggccatcCTGGTGGGTATAAAGTGGTACTTCATTGTTTCGATTTTCTTTCTCTAATGaataatgatgttaagcatctctGCACATGCTCTTGGCCATCTGTATCTCTTCATCAGAGAAATgactattcaaatcctttgctcagattctttctattgttgagttgtaagagttcttcatTCTGGACTCTAGACTGATTCTTCCTATTCCTGAATGGTGGGAGGACTACACATGAATCAATCCCAGCCCCACGGCTAGAAAAGGACTGCCATTGGTACAGGGGAGACCGCGGAGCAAACAGCCTTTCTCCAGTGCCTCAGCACTTGGCCAGCACTTTTGCCACTAGCCCACAGGGACAGactgcctcttcctcccagggcctcccaggagACATAAACAGCCAAAATAGCCACTACGTTTCATCATTTCATCGAGCTTTTACAAAGTGCCAGGTCCCATACTAACAGCCTTACAGAAATGATCTCATTTCCTCCCCACACCGCCCTGTAAAGTGGGTATCGTTATTGTCCCCACttcaaagatgagaaaacaaagtaACTTccacaaggtcacacagcaagtaagtGACAGAGCTGCAGTAGCCGCGCTGGTCCTCCAACTTCCGAGTCAGTGCTCCTTCCCACCCAGGATACCGCCTCCCAAACAGAATTCAAACTTCCCATTTCCCAGCTCCTCAAGTTCATTTCCAACAGTGTCGGGTCACAAGAGGGGAGATGGCCATTTGAGACTGGATCAAGGAGGGGTAGGAGAGGACACGGAAGTACCTCCTGGTCTCATCATCTCTCTGGGCTATTCCCCCCTCCTGCCAGTTTGCCCAGTATGCTGAGATTGTCAACTTCACCCTCCCGAATGGGACTCAGAGGAGTGGTCAAGTGCTTGAGGTGGCTGGGACCAAAGCGATTGTCCAGGTAAGTGGTGTCAATGAGAGGTGGCTGCCTGAGTAAATGAATGTATCACAAAGTTCCCacgctgtttttttttaaagatttattttatttatttacccccctcaACTTGTTTTGCactgctctctgctctctctgtccattcgctgtgtgctctctgtgtctgcttgtcttctattCTCACcttctctctaggaggcaccgggaaccaatcctgggaactctgatgtgggagagaggcactcaatctcttgagccacttcagctccctggtttgttgtatctctcattgtctctcctctttgtctgttttgtcttgggccagcttgctttcaccaggaggccccaggaaatgaAGCCCAgagctcctatatggtagacaggagcccagtgccttgagccacatctgcctccctgaagttttttttttttttacattctccTCCCCTTGCTGTTGTTagagctctctgtgtccagtcactgtgtgttctttcgtgtctgcttgtcttttatcttctcgtctttctctttaggaggcaccgggaactgatcccgACACCTCcagcatgggagagaggcactcaattgcttgagccgtgTGATCTCCCTCCATGCTATCTTATAAGCACTTGAAAGTCCTATTTTCCCGAGAGCTTGTCCAGAGCTGGGCTCACAAGGATACATAGAATGGGAGGCCCCATTATAGCAAGACCTGAGAGTTACTATCTTCCTTCCCCCTAGGTGTTTGAAGGGACCTCTGGAATCGATGCCCAGAAGACCACCTGTGAATTCACAGGGGACATCCTACGGACTCCAGTGTCAGAAGACATGCTGGGTGAGGGGCAGGAGTGGAcgcctcccccaccctcccagccCGGCTCTCCTGCCAAGCCCTTAGCTCACTGCACTGCCAATGCCTGTTTACCTGCCTGCTCACCCTGTGGTCAGGGGTTGTGGCTTCTTCTCTCTGTGACCCCCCAACCCCAGCTCAGGGCCTGACATACAGCAGGTGTTCAGTAAATGAGGAAGGTGTTTTCAATAAACTAGAGGCACCTATCTGGGTTCCAGCTGAAAGGGACTGCTAAGCTCTGCATGTCCCCTAATTGTCTCCCAAGACCTGCCATACCTGGCTCCCCTCCTTACAGCCCTGGAATCTCCCTGATTAGAGTCAAGACCTTGCCTGCAAAAAGACTTCTGGGAGAGGAGGGAGGTCCTTCTCCACGGGACAGTCACATAGTCAGTTTTCCGGGGGATAAGTTAAGGCAGAGAGAGGACATGGGGCAAGGCTGAGGGGTTGCTGGTGGTGGCATGGAGGGTGGCAGCAAGCATCCTCCTATACCCCTACCTACCCCCAGGTCGCGTTTTCAATGGCTCAGGCAAACCCATCGACAAGGGGCCAGTGGTCATGGCGGAGGACTTCCTAGATATCAATGGTGAGTGACCCGAGGCCCTGGCTGGTTTTCAGGACCCAGCTCCCAACCACCTTCCCCACCCCGTTCATCGCCTCTGTCAGGGGCAGCCTTGCCTTGCAAGTTGGTCCCAGACACAGGCCAGCACAATAACTGCCCAAGGCGCACCCCCAGGGCTGGTCAGACAATGAGCAGATCAGGTGTGATTTACGTAATGTGCCACTCTGTCCCCCAATCTGCCACCACCACCTGCCCCAGAATCTGAAATATTGCCATTAGCGCTTCATATCCAgattgtgtaaaaaaaaaatgttgctgtGCAGGGTTCCTTGCAGGCCCCAGGACCAACCTTCTCCTGCCTTCCAGCTCACCGTCCCCAGTCCTGGGGGCTGAGGGGTGGGTGGTTTGCAGGAGACACAGCCCCGCCCAGTCTGTGACCCATGCAGGCTGCGGGGAACTCCCTAACACCTCCAGCCTCATCACGTCAGATGCAACGGGATGCAATGGGGGCCCAGGGAGTTACGTGgcttgcccagggccacacagcagGTCGGTGGCAGAGCACAGAACACGCATCCCCTCAGACAGGAGGTCTCCAAATCACCCTCCGGTTCTCTGAACCCCTCACGGGCACTGGAAGGTGGTGAGGAGGACACTGCCTTGGCCCTAGGTGGCCTCTCAGCCTGAGCTCCCTGCTGCCTGCCCACCTCCAAGGTAGCCACTGGCCACCTGGGGCTCTTCACCTTTAAATGAATTAGAATGAAATCACATTAAACCTCGATTCCTCTTTCGGACTAACCAGAGTCTGGTGCGCTATGGCTGCATGTGGCTGGGGCTAGCGCAGCGGGAGAACGTCCCTACCAGGCTGGGAGCTCCGGGGGGGGGCTCAGGGGAGGCAGGGCAGGCCCTGGAGCCCTGAGCTCGCGGGTGACCGCCCGCAGGCCAGCCCATCAACCCCCACGACCGCATCTACCCGGAGGAGATGATCCAGACGGGGATCTCCCCCATCGACGTCATGAACAGCATCGCCCGCGGGCAGAAGATCCCCATCTTCTCAGCGGCTGGGCTCCCCCACAACGAGGTCAGGTCTGCAGGGGCCGCAGGGACCGGGGGcggagcagggcctgggggccAGTGAGGAGGGCCTCCTGAGCCAAGCAGGCCAGGGCCGAGCCGGGGTCACCAGCCGCTGGACTGGCCGCTGTCCTCCATCTGCACAGAGGCCCAGGGCAGCACGGGAGGGCTCCAAGTCCAGCCAGCTGTCCCCAGACACCTCAGGAAGCCTCTGCCCGCAGCGAGTGGGGCACTCGCTGGCTCACAGGAGAAAGTCCAGCTTAACTGGGCTAACGGCCTCTAGCCACTGGTCCTTGTGATGATCTTTACTCGACCTCTCACGGCAGCCCGGGGGCCACCtaaagccccccaccccacccccacccctacgaGTGGACAGCCCGGCTCCTCTCAGAGGTTTCCCTGACCACCCCCAACTTGGCCACCTCTGGATGCCCCAGCTCACCCTCAAAATGGCCTTTGTGGTTAGAGGGCATAAGCATGCCCCCCATCAATGCCGGGTCTGGATATGGGGTCTGATAGCCCCCCGCGGGGCAGGCCTGAGGCAGGTCTGTGCCGGGACAGACCCAAGCCGAGGCAGCTGCACTTCAGAACTGTTACTCTGCCCTGCTTCTCATGACAGGGCCCCTCAGCCCTTTAGTAGGCACCGAGGTGGCCCCTCTCCTGAGAAAGCCTGTGGGACCTGGGGACagccctttcccttctctgggcTTGGGGCCCTTCTTGGCAGGAGGATGGGCTGGAACTTGCTCGGAGCGCTGGGTGCTCAAGGGGAAGGGTGCTGGACTATGGTTCTGACGTCCGCCCTCCCACCCCGCTCCACCCCAGATTGCAGCCCAGATCTGCCGCCAGGCTGGGCTGGTGAAGAAGTCCAAGGCTGTGCTGGATTATCACGATGACAACTTCGCCATTGTCTTTGCAGCCATGGGGGTAAGCGGAGCTGAGTGGATTGGTAAATTCTGGAAGCAGTAGGTGATCAGCCCTGTCTCCCTTGGCCCTTGGCACAGCCTGAtctcatgggggggggggcaccatCCTTCTCCTTGGGAAGCCGTGAGTGCTGGACCTGCACGGCGGGAGAGGCAGGCCCTCACAAGCCCAGAGGCTGGAGGCCCCCTGGAGGGGCTGGGAGTGGGCTCAGTGACCAGAGGAGAGCAGCATGTCCCTCAGGCCACCCCAAAGGCCATGGCGCTAGAAGGCAAGCCAGGGTGGCCTGGAGGAGGGGGGCTTCAGGGAATCTGGGGAGATAAGACAGCTATGGGAAGTGGGCTTCTCAGAGGGCCCAAGCGGAGGATGAGGAGTTTGGCGGGAAAGCAGCTGCCCAAAGAGGGGTAGGGATGGCCCTCAGCTCCTTGGGTTGAGCTCTGCACCTCGCAGGACTGGAGCCGCCAACCCAGCCCCTCCCCTCGCAAGCCCCAAGGTCGCCCCAAGCTCACCCCAGTGACCGAGGCACCTTCACCCTTGTGGCTGTCAGTCACCTGGTTTCACCAAGAAGAGCTGGGCAGAGCCAGGGCCCcgcctccagccctcccctctgTGTGTCCAGGTGAACATGGAGACAGCCCGGTTCTTCAAGTCCGACTTCGAGCAGAACGGTGCCATGGGGAACGTCTGCCTCTTCCTGAACTTGGCCAATGACCCCACGTGAGCCTCCCCCGACGACCAGATGCCTCAGGCGGGCGGGCCCGTGCCCTCCCAGACACTGAGCCCCGCGGCTCAGGGATGCCCCAGAACTACCGGCGTGGGCCAGAGCCGGGAGACCAACCCCTCGGTGGGCAGATGGGGATACTGAGGcctgggaaggggaagagagaacCCTCGGAGAGACAGAGGGAGCAGACCCCAACCCTGCCTGCTACCCCAGCCCCTGCTCTTTCCACAGCCTGCTTCCAGCCACCTTCCCGAGGCAGGTTCCTCATCCTTTTGTCACTTCCACAGAAGTGACACTTAGCTACTGCTAAGGAGACTGTTTCCTTCAACCATTTGTTTATAAAAGCCACCACTTTTAAAGTGGACGTGTGGCTTTCAATTTGGGAGTCGGGACAAAAGACAATTTGGTAAACCATCCTGGATCTGGAGGGAATTCGAGAGACTAAGTAGCAGGACTCTGGAGACCTCGATGACATTGCCAAGAAAAGAGCCACGGGCACAGAGCCACTGGGACAGTGAGGCCAAGCGAGCCAGCAGCAGGGGACGGCGCTCAGGGGTACTCAGAGTGGAAAGGGGCTGCCGGGGCAGCGAGCGTGTGGCTGTTCTCACTGGGCTCGCGGGTAGCAGTGAGTGAGGAAGGCCTCCTGGGGACACAGGGGAGCTGTTCCAGCTGACCCGAGTGTGGGACCTCCGAGCCAGAGCAGGAGCCCAGGCCACTCCCGCCCTCAGCTCTCCTCCTGGCCCCAGCCTCTTGTCCCCTTTCCCACCTTGACCAGCAGGGCTGGCTAGAGagggccccccaccccaccccaggagcCCCTGACCTGGGGGCTGGGCGCAGGGGCTCATCGTAGCCCACATGCTCCACACTGGAGTCCCAAGTCACCTTCCCCTTGGCCCTGGGCCGCCCTCCAGGATCGAGCGGATTATCACCCCGCGCCTGGCGCTGACCACTGCTGAATTCCTCGCCTACCAGTGTGAGAAGCACGTGCTGGTCATCCTGACCGACATGAGCTCCTACGCAGAGGCTTTGCGGGAGGTGAGGCCCCGGCCCCCGGGTGGCTGGCGGGAACCGCAGCGCTCGGGCAGCCTGGCCTCTCCTCGCCTGCCGTCCAGGCCGGTTCTCAGGCGGCGCCTCCCGCCCACCCTCCTTGTATCAGCCTCTCTCCCCCTCGCTCCTCCCGATGTCCACGGGCATCCGCAGGTCTCAGCGGCCAGGGAGGAGGTGCCGGGGCGCCGAGGCTTCCCGGGTTACATGTACACGGACCTGGCCACGATCTACGAGAGGGCGGGCCGCGTGGAAGGCCGGGGCGGCTCCATCACGCAGATCCCCATCCTCACCATGCCCAACGACGGTGAGCCCCGCCCTGCCcgctgcccccacagcccctgccctcccttAGCCACCGGACCATTACAGGGCCCCCGCCTCTCTGCCCCGACAGGCAGTAACTCGGTCCCCCCCGGGGATGGACGCCACCCCTGACTTCACTGCCACACTGCCACCCCTGTCACTGCCGTGAAGAGAACGGAACCCAGACGGCCCTGAGGGGGTGGAGGCTGGGTCCCCTCCCACTGAGGGCAGCCCTTTTTCTTGTAGATATCACCCACCCCATCCCTGACCTCACGGGCTTCATCACAGAAGGGCAGATCTATGTGGACAGACAGCTTCATAACAGACAGGTaccacccctccctccccacttcTGGCCCTCACCACTCCCCCACAGACACTGGCTAACAGATGGCCCctcaggcggcagacttggcccagtggatagggcgtccgcctaccacatgggaggtccacggttcaaaccccgggccttcttgacccgtgtgcagctggcccatgtgcagtgctgatacgtgcaaggagtgccctgccacgcaggggtgtcccccatgcaggggagccccacaggcaaggagtgcaccccgtaaggagagccgcccagcgcgaaacaaagttcagcttgtccaggaatggcgccacacacacagagagctgacacaacaagatgacacaacaaaaagaaacacagattcccgtgccgctgacaacagatgTCCCCTCATCCCCTGTGCTGTGTCTCTTCATGAATCAGAGGCAGCCCTGCAAGACAACTCCAAAGAGGAGTTAGCCACCTAGAAAGACTGTGGTACACAGAAAGAAAGCAGGGCTTCCCTAGGTAGTCCTGAGGAAAATCCCtatctggctgtgtgaccttgagaaaatAACTTAACCTCTCTACCCCTAggttttccttttctataaaatgggaataataatacctaACACACAGGTGGATTGTGAGGATAAAATAAACTGGCATACAGAAAGCCTCTGGCACAGAGTAGACACTTGATAAATGCCATTTCTCATCCCTTACCAGTCATTTGTTTTGGTGAGCAGAAAACAATACGTAACTGAGGCAAGAAATTTGCCAACGCTGCGTCAGTCAGAAAATGTGTCTGTCCTATCTGTAGGTGAAAAGTGCCCCCTATGACTTTACCTCTTTGTCTGGTAGGTTCTTTATTTGAAGTGATTAACTATCAAGTTTCGAAATGGTTTTGTACGAATTGTCAACTATTTTGAGGTGGTGAGCTTTTTAACTAGTGTCCGCTTACTCGGCCTTCTCTCACCTGCCTACACCGGCCTAGAGGGATGAATGAAGAAGAGCAGGGCAGGACGGGTGGGATGGAAAGGAGACTTTGCCGCTCCCTTGCTCCGCTTCCCAGATCTACCCGCCTATCAACGTGCTCCCTTCCCTGTCCCGGCTGATGAAATCGGCCATTGGCGACGGCATGACGAGAAAGGACCACGGTGACGTCTCCAACCAGCTGGTGAGGACAGGGCCCCGGGGCGGGCGGCTCATCTAGTTTCAGACACCGGACACGGGAGCGCCGTCTGGACCATGAGCTTTGCTCCTAGCAAAAAAGCTctcccaaaaaaaaagaaaggggg from Dasypus novemcinctus isolate mDasNov1 chromosome 17, mDasNov1.1.hap2, whole genome shotgun sequence encodes the following:
- the ATP6V1B1 gene encoding V-type proton ATPase subunit B, kidney isoform, with product MATEVDSRPGGLPGSGSDAGAARQHVQAVTRNYITHPRVTYRTVCSVNGPLVVLDQVKFAQYAEIVNFTLPNGTQRSGQVLEVAGTKAIVQVFEGTSGIDAQKTTCEFTGDILRTPVSEDMLGRVFNGSGKPIDKGPVVMAEDFLDINGQPINPHDRIYPEEMIQTGISPIDVMNSIARGQKIPIFSAAGLPHNEIAAQICRQAGLVKKSKAVLDYHDDNFAIVFAAMGVNMETARFFKSDFEQNGAMGNVCLFLNLANDPTIERIITPRLALTTAEFLAYQCEKHVLVILTDMSSYAEALREVSAAREEVPGRRGFPGYMYTDLATIYERAGRVEGRGGSITQIPILTMPNDDITHPIPDLTGFITEGQIYVDRQLHNRQIYPPINVLPSLSRLMKSAIGDGMTRKDHGDVSNQLYACYAIGKDVQAMKAVVGEEALTSEDLLYLEFLQKFERNFINQGPYENRSVFESLDLGWQLLRIFPKELLKRVPQSVIEEFYPREAAPHDAEPDTAL